The genomic region ATTCCAGGTATGGGCATCGCCGTGAGCGATGGTCACATGGCGATGCGAATGGTAGCGTTGCAACAGTTGCTCGGCCTTGTCGATGAAGCGCCGATACAGGGTCCGCCGCTCCTCACTGAGGCGATCACCAAGCAAATCGGCGAAGCGGTCGTAATGGCCGGCGAATGTCTCTATCAGACTCGCCGTATCATCAAGGCTCATCCAGGTGCCGATGGTGTCGCCGAGACCCGCATGGTCCCACCAAGATGCATGCCAGCGGGCGAGCGCCGTTACGATCGCCATCGCCTGATCGCGTGACGGCGGCAATGGCCAGTCAGCTGCAACGTCATGGCTGTCGGTGAGATCCTCAAGCAGGAGATGCCAAGCCTGACTCACTTCGTCGTAATGGCCATCGTAGCAGCGCGGCACGATGTGCGACGGCATATTTGGCGCAAGGCGGGTGTAGAAGGCCACTTCCTGCCGACCAGAATTCGCCAGCGACTTGGCGTAGGCCGGATTCGGGATCTTCAGGATGACAGAGTGCGGGGACCCGGCTGCTTCCCCGACATAGCGCAGCCCAAGTCGGATAACGTGCGACACCATGGCAGGGTATTGGTGCAGCACCTTCACCTCGCGCACCGCGCCCGCATCCAGCACGCCGCCCCTGCGTAGCGCAGCGGTCAGTAGAGCCGGCTCAACGACCGCCGGCAGTTGTGGAGGTGTCATGGACGCCACGATGTCCTCGTCCCGGACCATACTGCACGATCACACCCCCGGCACCAGCAATAGGCATCGCGCCGGGCTCAGGCCGCCGCCGTCGAGTCGCGCACCGTACGCACGACAACCGACCGGAGCTGTTCGAGATTGGCCGCCATGCCGGCGATCGCCTGCCTGACCTCCGCGGCGCGCTCGTTCACGGAGGCGGCGTCGCGGCTGACATCACCGATCTTGGCCGAGACCTCCTTCGCCGCGGAAGTCGATTCGGAAATCGACCGCGTGATCTCGCGCGTCGCGGCGTCCTGCTCTTCCATCGCGGCGGCAACCGAGGTGGCGACGCCGTCGATCTCGACGATGTGGCCTCCCATGGTTTCGACGGCGTCGACGGCGGCTTGCGTCGAGGCCTGGATCTCGGCGATCAGCCGCGCGATCTCCTCGGTGGATTTGGCGGTCTGGTCGGAGAGGGATTTCACTTCGGCGGCGACCACCGCGAAGCCACGGCCGGCCTCCCCGGCGCGCGCCGCCTCGATCGTGGCGTTGAGTGCCAGCAGATTGGTCTGGCCGGCGATGCCGCCGATGAGGTCGGAGACCTCGGCGATCTTCTTCACCGATCCAGCCAGCGTCTGGATGGTCGAGCGCGCCTGTTCCCGACCGGCGACCGCCGATTTTGTAACCGTGCTGGTCCGCGCGACCTGGGTTGCGATCTCGCGGATCGAAGCACTGAGTTCTTCAGCTGCGGCCGAGACGGTCTGCGAGCTGCCGAGGGCCTGGGTGGAGGCGGCTGCGACCGCCTGCGATTGTGTCGAGAGCGACCTTGCGATCTCGGACAGACTGGAGGCGGCACGCTCCACGCCTTGCGTCGCCGCGCTCGCGGTGTCGACCGAGCGGCCGGTCTCGCGCTCGACGGTTTCGGCCATCTGATGCAGGGCCTCACGCTTGGCGAGCGCCGCCTCCTGCTCCTTCTGCAACTGCTCCTCGCGCAGGCGGAAATTCTCGACCGCGGACTGCTTGAACACCAAGAGCGCACCCGCCATCGAGCCGACCTCGTCCTGCCGGTGCGCGAAAGGAATGTCGGCGGCGAGATCGCCGGTCGCGAGCTTTTGCATCGCGCTGGTCATGCGCACGATCGGGCGCATCACGCCGAAGGCGACGCCGAGCAGGCCCGCCGCAATGAAGGCGAGGACGGCGGCGGAGACGCCGAGGAGGATGTAAAGCATCGAGCTGTCGCGGTCCGCGGCCAGCTTCTCCATGTCGGCATTCTGCTTGTTGGCGCTCTCGACGATGCTGTCGATGACGGCGCGATGCGCGGTATAGGCCTCCCTGAGCTGCGCGTAGGCCCGCTCGGAGACGGCCGTATCCTTGGCCTTGAGGGCGGGGAGGAGCTGGTCGGACAACAGCTTCCAGAACTTCTGCACCTCGGCGTCGGATTTCGATACCAGGGTCGTCTTCAGGTCGGCCGAGAGGCTGGAGGTGACCCAGAATGCCTTGCGCTCGTCGTAATCCTTGCGGAGCTGGGCCAGGCGTTCGGCATGGGCCGCCAGCTGGTCGGGCTCGCGCATGGCGAGCGTGGCCTCGAGGTAGGCCTCGATCACATATTCCGGCGGCGGCAGGATGTCGGCGATGAGATCGTTTCCGAGCTTGATATCAGAATAGAGCGGACCGCCGACCTTGAGCTCTTTCAAGGCGTAGAGGCTGGTCGAGACCACGGCGGTAAAGCCGATGGCCAGAACGATGCCGAAAGCAATGATTGCGGAAGAAAGCGAAAGACGAATTTTCATGGAAAAATCCAATGGGCCGCGCTGAATCCCACGGACCCTAAAGGAATACGGTAAACACGGGATTGCATCGCGCGGAAATTGCATCGCGCGAACTCCGGAAAAATACGGGAAATGGCGTCAGGTCAACGGTTTCGGGCAGCGAAGCTTGGGCCCGTCCTCCGCTGTCGTCCCGGATCGGGGCTCCGCCTGTCCGGGACGGCGCTGGGGTCACACGTCGAAAAATACCGTTTCGTTGTCGCCCTGGAGCCGCAGGTCGAGCCGGTACACCGGCTTGCCGGCCTCGCGCACGGCCGTCAGCGTGGCGCGACGGTCGGCAGGCACCACCGCCAGCACGGGATCGGCGGCATTGCCGGCCTCGTCACTGAAATAGATGCGGGTATAGAGATGCCGCAGCATGCCGCGACCAAACACCGCAAGCAGGACATGCGGTGCCTGCGGCTTGCCGTCGGGATCGGGCACCACGCCCGGCTTGATGGTTTCAAAGGAATAATTGCCGTCCTTGTCGGTGCCGCAACGGGCAAAGCCACGGAAGCTCGCATTCGACAGCCCGCGCTTGTCCTGCGGATCCGCGAAGCGCCCCTGCCCATCGGCCTGCCATATCTCCAGCATGACATCGGGCACGGCGACGCCATCGCCGTCGAACACGCGGCCCTCGATCCGGACGCGGTCGCCGGTGACGTCGGGCGTCAGGGTCGAGTTGGTGAACGCATCGTTCCAGGCGTACTCACCGGTCGGCGTCAGGCCGTATTTGAAGAACGGGCCGACGGTCTGCGACGGCGTGATCCCATTGTCCTGCACTTAATGGTTCTCCATAGGCGTGGCGTTCTTGCCGCGCAGCACGATGTCAAAGCGGTAACACAGCGCCCATTCGGGCTGGGTGTTCTCGAGATCAAACGATGACACCATCCGCGCCCGCGCCTTCTCGTCCGGCACCGAATTGAAGATCGGATCGAACGGGAACAGCGGATCGGCCGGGAAGTACATCTGCGTCACGAGACGCGTGACGAAGGAATGGCCGAACACAGAGAGATGGATGTGTGCGGGACGCCAGGCGTTATGATGGTTGCCCCAGGGATAGGCGCCAGGCTTGATGGTGACAAAGCGGTAGTAACCGGAGACGTCGCTCACGGTGCGGCCGGCGCCCGTAAAGTTCGGATCGAGCGGCGCCGGATGCTGGTCGCGGACGTGAACGTAACGGCCGCAGGAATTGGCCTGCCAGATCTCGACCAGCGAGTTCGGCACGCCGCGGCCGTCCTCGTCGCACACATGGCCGTGCACAATAATGCGTTCCCCGAGCGGCTCGCCGGTGTGTTGGGTGGTGAGATCATTGTCGCCCTCGCGAACGGTCTCGTGGCCGTAGACCGGGCCGGTCAGCTCCGACAGTGTATGGCGCATCGGGATCAAGGGCTTGTTCGGCGCCCGCTTGATCGAGCTTTTGTACTCGGGCGACAGCGGCAGCGGATGCGCCGTGTTGCTGTCGACGGGATAGATGAATGTCATTGGCGAACTCCTCCCCGGCCCTTTTCCGACCGGTCAACGCTTCCGCCAATCATTATAGGATATAACTAATTGGGGGAAGCGGCTTTGAGCCCTATTTGATCGGCGGACGCGGCAGGACGGCCTCGCCGGCTTCGAGCCGATAGACATGGTCCAGCGAATACCAGGGCGTCGCGACGTCGCGCTCGGTCGGATGTGGCGTGTCATGGCGCAGGAACTTGCCGATCAGCGCTTTGGTCACGCCGAACTGCACGTCACTATCGATATGCGGGTCGGCGGGGTCGTAGACCTGCGAGATCAGCACCTTGAATCCGGGCTTGAAGACCAACGCGTGCAGGTGCGCGGGACGATAGGGATGCCGGTTCTGCGCCTCCAGGAGGCGGCCGACCACGCCGTCGGTCGGAATGGGATAGCCGACCATCATCACGGAGCGGAACGAGAAGGCTCCGTCCTGGTCGGTCGTAAACTTGCCGCGCAGGTTCATGTCGGCCTGCTCGGGGTCCTGGTTTTCATAAAGACCAACCGGCGACGCGTGCCAGACGTCGACCTCGGCGCCGGCGACGGGACGGCCGTCCTTGTCCACGACGCGGCCGTTGACGAACAGCGGCGCGCCTGGGGTCTCGGAGCGGACGATCGATCCGCCATTTTCCACCCGCGGCGAGTT from Bradyrhizobium lupini harbors:
- a CDS encoding phosphotransferase, with protein sequence MVRDEDIVASMTPPQLPAVVEPALLTAALRRGGVLDAGAVREVKVLHQYPAMVSHVIRLGLRYVGEAAGSPHSVILKIPNPAYAKSLANSGRQEVAFYTRLAPNMPSHIVPRCYDGHYDEVSQAWHLLLEDLTDSHDVAADWPLPPSRDQAMAIVTALARWHASWWDHAGLGDTIGTWMSLDDTASLIETFAGHYDRFADLLGDRLSEERRTLYRRFIDKAEQLLQRYHSHRHVTIAHGDAHTWNFLLPRAGIADAVRIFDFDHWRINVPTHDLAYMMATQWYPERRQALERPLLNRYHEMLMAHGVSGYTRGALDQDYRRSVLWHITKPVWQWSINIPPVIWWNNLERVMMAVEDLGCEEILG
- a CDS encoding methyl-accepting chemotaxis protein; the protein is MKIRLSLSSAIIAFGIVLAIGFTAVVSTSLYALKELKVGGPLYSDIKLGNDLIADILPPPEYVIEAYLEATLAMREPDQLAAHAERLAQLRKDYDERKAFWVTSSLSADLKTTLVSKSDAEVQKFWKLLSDQLLPALKAKDTAVSERAYAQLREAYTAHRAVIDSIVESANKQNADMEKLAADRDSSMLYILLGVSAAVLAFIAAGLLGVAFGVMRPIVRMTSAMQKLATGDLAADIPFAHRQDEVGSMAGALLVFKQSAVENFRLREEQLQKEQEAALAKREALHQMAETVERETGRSVDTASAATQGVERAASSLSEIARSLSTQSQAVAAASTQALGSSQTVSAAAEELSASIREIATQVARTSTVTKSAVAGREQARSTIQTLAGSVKKIAEVSDLIGGIAGQTNLLALNATIEAARAGEAGRGFAVVAAEVKSLSDQTAKSTEEIARLIAEIQASTQAAVDAVETMGGHIVEIDGVATSVAAAMEEQDAATREITRSISESTSAAKEVSAKIGDVSRDAASVNERAAEVRQAIAGMAANLEQLRSVVVRTVRDSTAAA
- the pcaG gene encoding protocatechuate 3,4-dioxygenase subunit alpha, whose translation is MQDNGITPSQTVGPFFKYGLTPTGEYAWNDAFTNSTLTPDVTGDRVRIEGRVFDGDGVAVPDVMLEIWQADGQGRFADPQDKRGLSNASFRGFARCGTDKDGNYSFETIKPGVVPDPDGKPQAPHVLLAVFGRGMLRHLYTRIYFSDEAGNAADPVLAVVPADRRATLTAVREAGKPVYRLDLRLQGDNETVFFDV
- the pcaH gene encoding protocatechuate 3,4-dioxygenase subunit beta, whose translation is MTFIYPVDSNTAHPLPLSPEYKSSIKRAPNKPLIPMRHTLSELTGPVYGHETVREGDNDLTTQHTGEPLGERIIVHGHVCDEDGRGVPNSLVEIWQANSCGRYVHVRDQHPAPLDPNFTGAGRTVSDVSGYYRFVTIKPGAYPWGNHHNAWRPAHIHLSVFGHSFVTRLVTQMYFPADPLFPFDPIFNSVPDEKARARMVSSFDLENTQPEWALCYRFDIVLRGKNATPMENH
- a CDS encoding dioxygenase, whose translation is MIIGREQDVTAAALAVMEQTSDPRLRQIMVSLVKHLHGFVRDVRLTEKEFRDATAVIAELGKLSTDTHNEVVLMAGSLGVSPLVCLLNNGDEGNTETDQSLLGPFWRLNSPRVENGGSIVRSETPGAPLFVNGRVVDKDGRPVAGAEVDVWHASPVGLYENQDPEQADMNLRGKFTTDQDGAFSFRSVMMVGYPIPTDGVVGRLLEAQNRHPYRPAHLHALVFKPGFKVLISQVYDPADPHIDSDVQFGVTKALIGKFLRHDTPHPTERDVATPWYSLDHVYRLEAGEAVLPRPPIK